One Callospermophilus lateralis isolate mCalLat2 unplaced genomic scaffold, mCalLat2.hap1 Scaffold_957, whole genome shotgun sequence genomic window carries:
- the LOC143641307 gene encoding LOW QUALITY PROTEIN: uncharacterized protein LOC143641307 (The sequence of the model RefSeq protein was modified relative to this genomic sequence to represent the inferred CDS: inserted 1 base in 1 codon): MNVRLVLAGPGAMRSTERMSGLPRRRKMTSVAFEDVAVNFTQEEWALLEPSQKNLYIDVMREVLRNLASIGDTWEDQNMEYQNTNTKRDVRPIISHSANQPYEKEECGGKLYECKEKRKSSISLTSVQCQMSEHTVNGPNGGLTCGREFSCSRCFQKYQPSHTGEQPPGCKHCGGAITISNNLQMHEQTPPGETTYRCKQCGKAFTHSYSLQKHKRNHTSKKLHECKECGKAFIKFSYLRIHKRTHTGEKPYECKQCGKAFPSSSKLRKHERIHTGEKCYECKECGKVCTCYSELQIHERTHTGEKPYECKQCGKAYARISRLHSHEKTHTGEKPYECKQCGKAFATSGNLQIHGRTHTGEKPYECKQCGKAFISSTAHQIHKRIHTGEKPYECKQCGKAFIRSSALRSHERTHTGEKPYECQQCGKAFTRLSYLHAHERTHTGEKPYECKQCGKTFTHFSTFYSHERAHSGEKPYECEQCGKAFIDSSSLHSHERTHTKPYECQQCGKAFTRLSYLHSHERIHTGEKPYECKQCGKAFRHSSSFRLHERAHNGEKPYECKQCGKAFRHSSSFHLHERAHNGEKAYECKRCGKGFIYSSSLHSHERIHDGEKPYECKQCGKAFNYSSSLRSHERIHTGERPYECQQCGKAFTRSSYLHSHERTHAGEKPYEXKQCGKVFTCSSELQVHEQTHLAEKPYECKQCGKAFTQASSLHSHEQTHTGEKPYECQQCGKAFTHSSTLCSHEQTHNGEKPCKCKECGKAFTVLAYLQKYKTNSY; the protein is encoded by the exons ATGAATGTGCGGCTAGTACTGGCCGGACCCG GTGCTATGAGGTCCACAGAAAGGATGTCAGGTCTCCCCAGAAGGCGGAAAATG ACCTCAGTGGCCTTTGAGGATGTGGCTGTGAACTTCACCCAGGAAGAGTGGGCTTTGCTGGAACCTTCCCAGAAGAATCTCTACATAGATGTGATGCGGGAAGTCCTTAGAAACCTGGCTTCTATAG GAGACACATGGGAGGACCAGAACATGGAATATCAGAACACAAATACCAAGAGAGATGTAAG GCCCATCATATCTCACTCTGCAAACCAACCATATGAGAAGGAGGAGTGTGGCGGAAAGCTATATGAATGTAAAGAGAAGAGAAAATCCTCCATTTCTCTCACAAGTGTTCAATGCCAGATGTCAGAGCACACTGTAAATGGACCTAATGGAGGTCTGACATGTGGAAGAGAGTTCAGTTGTTCCAGGTGTTTTCAAAAatatcaaccatctcatactGGAGAGCAGCCACCTGGATGTAAGCATTGTGGAGGCGCCATTACTATTTCAAATAACCTTCAAATGCATGAACAAACTCCTCCTGGAGAGACGACTTACAGATGTAAgcagtgtgggaaagccttcactcATTCATATTCTCTTCAAAAACATAAACGAAATCATACAAGTAAGAAGCTCCatgaatgtaaagaatgtggtaaAGCCTTCATTAAATTCTCCTACCTTCGAATACATAAacgaactcatactggagagaagccctatgaatgtaaacagTGTGGTAAAGCCTTTCCTTCATCCAGTAAACTTCGTAAGCATGAAAGAATTCACACTGGGGAAAAGTGCTatgaatgtaaagaatgtggtaaAGTCTGCACATGTTACTCTGAACTTCAAATACATGAACGAACTCACACAGGAGAAAAGCcgtatgaatgtaagcagtgtggcaaggCTTATGCTCGGATTTCTCGCCTTCACTCACATGAaaaaactcatactggagagaagccctatgaatgtaaacagTGTGGGAAAGCCTTCGCTACATCTGGTAACCTTCAAATACATGGaagaactcatactggagagaagccttatgagtgtaaacaatgtgggaaagcctttatTTCTTCCACTGCCCATCAAATACATAAACGAATTCATacaggagagaagccctatgaatgtaagcagtgtggcaaagccttcatTCGATCCTCTGCCCTTCGCTCACATGAaagaactcatactggagagaagccctatgaatgtcaacAATGTGGTAAAGCCTTTACTCGGTTATCTTATCTTCATGCACATGAACgaactcatactggagaaaagccctatgaatgtaagcagtgtggcaaaacCTTCACTCATTTCTCTACCTTTTACTCACATGAAAGAGCCCAtagtggagagaagccctatgaatgtgagcagtgtggcaaagccttcatTGATTCCTCTAGCCTTCATTCACATGAACGAACTCATACaaagccctatgaatgtcaacAATGTGGTAAAGCCTTCACTCGGTTATCTTACCTTCATTCACATGaacgaattcatactggagagaagccctatgaatgtaagcaatgTGGCAAAGCCTTCAGACATTCCTCTAGCTTTCGCTTACATGAAAGAGCTCAtaatggagagaagccctatgaatgtaagcaatgTGGCAAAGCCTTCAGACATTCCTCTAGCTTTCACTTACACGAAAGAGCTCATAATGGAGAGAAGGCTTATGAATGTAAGCGGTGTGGCAAAGGCTTCATTTATTCCTCTAGCCTTCACTCACATGAAAGAATTCAtgatggagagaagccctatgaatgtaagcagtgtggcaaagccttcaaTTATTCCTCTAGCCTTCGCTCACATGaacgaattcatactggagagaggcCCTATGAATGTCAACAGTGTGGTAAAGCCTTTACTCGGTCATCTTACCTTCACTCACATGAACGAACTCatgctggagagaagccctatg tgaaaCAATGTGGTAAAGTCTTCACTTGTTCCTCTGAACTTCAGGTTCATGAACAAACTCATCTTGCAGAGAAGCCATATGAATGTAaacagtgtggcaaagccttcactcAGGCCTCTAGCCTTCACTCACATGAacaaactcatactggagagaagccctatgaatgtcaacaatgtggcaaagccttcactcATTCCTCTACTCTTTGCTCACATGAACAAACTCATAATGGAGAGAAGCCCTGTAAATgcaaagaatgtggaaaagccttcacTGTATTAGCTTACcttcaaaaatataaaacaaattcaTACTag